Proteins encoded in a region of the Deefgea piscis genome:
- a CDS encoding sulfite exporter TauE/SafE family protein has product MDVGVLGFVIAGLVVGFIVGMTGVGGGSLMTPILLWFGIPPAAAVGTDLLYASITKAGGVYVHQKNNNIDWSITGYLSLGSVPAAALTLLVLHYLHTDTKTLNAVIKHGLGFALLFTAVAIVFKQQIIALAQRHAGDRFKMSGARLNLLTVLTGVMLGAIVTLTSIGAGALGTVALFLLYPLMTTKRLVGTEIAHAVPLTLVAGLGHASMGNMDWGLLAYLLMGSLPGIYFGSHLSGVISDRVLRPCLATMLVFIGYKLIF; this is encoded by the coding sequence GGTTTAGTCGTCGGTTTTATTGTGGGGATGACTGGCGTTGGCGGTGGTTCTTTAATGACGCCGATATTGTTATGGTTTGGTATTCCTCCCGCTGCGGCGGTAGGCACTGATTTGCTTTATGCCTCGATCACCAAGGCTGGTGGTGTTTATGTGCATCAAAAAAATAACAATATTGATTGGTCGATTACCGGTTATTTGTCTTTAGGTAGCGTACCCGCCGCGGCTTTGACTTTGCTGGTGCTGCATTATCTTCATACCGACACCAAAACATTAAATGCCGTCATTAAGCATGGCTTGGGCTTTGCTTTATTGTTTACTGCCGTGGCGATTGTGTTTAAGCAGCAAATTATCGCCTTGGCGCAGCGCCATGCCGGTGATCGATTCAAAATGAGCGGTGCTCGTTTAAATTTATTGACGGTGCTGACAGGGGTGATGCTAGGGGCGATTGTGACCCTAACCTCGATTGGCGCTGGTGCATTAGGCACGGTGGCTTTATTTTTGCTGTATCCCTTGATGACCACTAAACGCTTAGTCGGCACTGAAATCGCCCATGCGGTACCGCTGACTTTAGTCGCAGGCTTAGGGCATGCCAGTATGGGCAATATGGATTGGGGTTTATTGGCGTATTTATTAATGGGCTCTTTGCCGGGTATTTATTTTGGCAGTCATTTATCTGGCGTTATTTCTGATCGTGTTTTGCGGCCTTGCTTGGCCACCATGCTGGTATTCATTGGCTACAAACTGATTTTTTAA
- a CDS encoding phosphoadenylyl-sulfate reductase, whose amino-acid sequence MDFSQKLAETIALLERIAAEYSPATFANSFGAEDMVITHLLAKQQIAVSIFSLDTGRLPSETYTLMQKVAEQYPSHPITVYFPQTAAVEQYVNSNGINAFYNSVELRKSCCHIRKIEPLQRALQGKKAWITGLRREQSPTRTDLAQQEFDAGNGLEKFNPLLEWTEKEVWAFIRDNQIPYNALHDQHVPSIGCAPCTRPIAMGEDVRAGRWWWENPENKECGLHVKDNAVSLLK is encoded by the coding sequence ATGGATTTTTCGCAAAAATTAGCCGAGACCATCGCGCTATTAGAACGAATCGCGGCTGAATATAGTCCAGCTACATTTGCCAATTCTTTTGGCGCTGAAGATATGGTGATTACGCATTTATTAGCCAAGCAGCAAATTGCTGTGAGTATCTTTAGTCTTGATACCGGCCGTTTACCCAGCGAAACGTATACCTTGATGCAAAAAGTGGCTGAGCAATATCCATCGCATCCCATTACGGTGTATTTCCCACAAACAGCGGCGGTTGAGCAGTATGTGAATAGCAATGGCATCAATGCATTTTATAACTCGGTTGAGCTAAGAAAATCGTGCTGCCATATTCGCAAAATTGAGCCTTTACAACGCGCTTTGCAAGGCAAAAAAGCCTGGATTACCGGTTTACGCCGCGAGCAATCGCCAACACGCACGGATTTAGCGCAGCAAGAGTTTGATGCGGGTAATGGATTGGAGAAGTTTAATCCTTTACTTGAATGGACCGAAAAAGAAGTCTGGGCTTTTATTCGCGACAATCAAATCCCTTATAACGCGCTACACGATCAGCACGTGCCTTCAATTGGCTGTGCGCCTTGTACTCGGCCGATTGCAATGGGTGAAGATGTTCGAGCCGGACGCTGGTGGTGGGAAAACCCAGAAAATAAAGAATGTGGTTTACATGTTAAAGACAATGCCGTGAGCCTGCTCAAATAA
- a CDS encoding BadF/BadG/BcrA/BcrD ATPase family protein translates to MSSIQYLIGVDGGGTGTRICIAGLDGVEKVRAQAGPSALGQGIEKAWHNITQAIVEGFKAIGVNEPDFAQCAVGFGLSGVTVKAWADAFASQNPGFAKVVIETDGYSTLLGAHNGQHGGIIAIGTGSIGEAWLSDGTRLEVGGWGFPTSDEGSGAYLGLKAINHVQRLMDGRRPMTAFGEKLLSITGNTREQVFAWMGTMKQSECASLSPIVLEFADSDEFAKAFVLDAGREIENIASALRATAPQLPIAICGGGLSEALRPYMPSEFLASTSRAQKDSCAGALILIAREFK, encoded by the coding sequence ATGAGCTCTATTCAGTATTTAATCGGCGTGGATGGCGGTGGTACGGGAACACGGATTTGTATCGCAGGTTTGGATGGCGTGGAAAAAGTTCGGGCACAAGCTGGTCCTTCTGCGTTAGGGCAGGGCATCGAGAAAGCTTGGCACAATATTACCCAAGCGATTGTAGAAGGCTTTAAAGCCATCGGCGTGAATGAGCCAGACTTTGCGCAGTGTGCGGTTGGTTTTGGTTTGTCAGGGGTTACAGTTAAAGCATGGGCCGACGCGTTTGCCAGTCAAAACCCAGGCTTTGCCAAAGTGGTGATTGAAACTGATGGCTACTCTACATTATTGGGGGCACATAATGGCCAGCATGGCGGCATTATTGCGATTGGAACTGGCTCGATTGGTGAGGCTTGGCTCAGTGATGGCACCCGTTTAGAAGTGGGCGGTTGGGGCTTTCCAACTTCAGACGAAGGCTCTGGCGCTTACTTGGGTTTAAAAGCGATTAACCATGTGCAGCGCCTCATGGATGGTCGTCGTCCGATGACGGCATTTGGCGAAAAATTGTTGTCGATTACTGGCAACACCCGTGAGCAAGTATTCGCCTGGATGGGCACAATGAAGCAAAGCGAATGCGCTTCTTTGTCACCGATTGTGCTGGAGTTTGCCGATAGTGATGAATTTGCCAAAGCATTTGTCTTGGATGCAGGTCGCGAAATTGAAAATATCGCCAGTGCATTGCGTGCTACGGCACCTCAATTACCGATTGCGATTTGTGGCGGTGGTTTATCTGAAGCATTACGCCCGTATATGCCGAGTGAGTTTTTAGCCAGCACATCGCGCGCGCAAAAAGACTCATGTGCCGGTGCTTTAATCTTAATTGCGCGTGAATTTAAGTAA
- a CDS encoding GntR family transcriptional regulator, translating to MQNQNKLLVLKPDSDSATPLYLQFGHKLAAAIHAGFWKADDPLPSERTFCDVLGISRVTARKALDLLLEQGLIIRRQGSGTYITPKLEQPLTRLTNLSEMLKQRGFRPSSKWLKRELALAGSEELLRLNLTPNSRVVHLERLRFANDVVMAVEYTALPYHFVPEPEKIGESLYEYMRDANLTVVRAIQNIGAVNATEALAQLTGVPTGTAMLHLTRVGYLEDGTAIELTHSWFRSDYYDFVVELYR from the coding sequence ATGCAAAATCAGAACAAGCTTTTGGTGCTCAAGCCCGATAGTGATAGTGCAACACCATTATATTTGCAGTTTGGGCATAAGCTTGCCGCCGCGATTCATGCTGGATTTTGGAAAGCGGATGATCCCCTGCCTTCAGAGCGTACCTTTTGTGATGTGCTGGGTATTTCACGCGTCACAGCCCGTAAAGCACTCGATTTATTACTCGAGCAAGGCTTAATTATTCGTCGCCAAGGTTCTGGCACCTATATCACGCCTAAATTAGAGCAACCACTCACTCGGTTGACTAATTTGTCGGAAATGCTCAAGCAGCGTGGCTTTCGTCCATCATCCAAATGGCTCAAGCGTGAGCTGGCTTTAGCTGGATCAGAAGAATTGCTCAGGCTTAATCTCACGCCCAATAGTCGTGTGGTGCATTTGGAGCGTTTACGCTTTGCCAATGATGTGGTGATGGCGGTGGAATACACCGCTTTACCTTATCACTTCGTACCTGAGCCAGAGAAAATAGGCGAGTCTTTATATGAATACATGCGAGACGCGAATTTAACCGTGGTGCGCGCTATTCAAAATATTGGCGCAGTGAATGCCACTGAAGCATTGGCGCAACTCACCGGCGTACCTACCGGCACCGCGATGTTGCATCTCACGCGAGTTGGCTATTTAGAAGACGGCACAGCGATTGAGCTCACGCATTCATGGTTTCGTAGTGATTATTATGATTTTGTCGTGGAGTTATATCGTTAA
- a CDS encoding ABC transporter substrate-binding protein has translation MNFKRSVLVGAALFAASVVTAQAATKVEFWSHSLAPTYDAYHKEVVAKFNSLNNGIVLTQKDLGWGAMKPAIVAAVAEGNVPALALVPTDWMNEMSGKLLTPVDGIINKAQYTNAALSNATVDGKIYGFPSYQVTAVMVFNKDMLAKAGVKPEFKSLDDVFAAAKKIKATTGKPGWASKLQDGFTGWFMFEGLPLMANGKAAFNSPKHVALVQKFADAYKEGTIVKDVNLDFDKQIAGFANGNFAMFAEGGHAVKKIKDANPAAYKAADVTSFPLGDNGKLAFGGWTTMYVVPKGQKDMKSVGVVGNFITGEWAQEQFAKASYTFASTKLANAAASKDPALNDMTDPGKKAFKMGGMVIDKTRHFMVKDLPAGADEAALTKVMNDKIDAAIQGRIPAKQALDEAVAAWNAQFAK, from the coding sequence ATGAACTTTAAACGTTCCGTTCTTGTTGGTGCTGCACTTTTCGCTGCTTCTGTTGTTACAGCTCAAGCTGCTACTAAAGTTGAGTTCTGGTCTCACTCTTTGGCTCCAACTTACGATGCATATCACAAAGAAGTTGTTGCCAAATTCAACAGCTTGAATAATGGCATCGTATTGACTCAAAAAGATTTGGGTTGGGGCGCAATGAAGCCAGCTATCGTTGCTGCTGTTGCTGAAGGTAACGTGCCAGCTTTGGCATTGGTGCCAACCGACTGGATGAATGAAATGTCGGGCAAATTGTTGACGCCAGTTGATGGCATCATCAACAAAGCGCAATACACTAACGCTGCTTTGTCTAACGCGACTGTTGACGGCAAAATCTACGGCTTCCCATCTTATCAAGTTACTGCCGTAATGGTATTTAACAAAGACATGTTGGCTAAAGCTGGTGTTAAGCCAGAATTCAAGTCTTTGGACGACGTATTTGCTGCAGCTAAGAAAATCAAAGCTACAACTGGCAAACCAGGTTGGGCTTCTAAACTTCAAGACGGCTTCACTGGCTGGTTCATGTTTGAAGGTTTGCCTTTGATGGCTAACGGCAAAGCGGCATTCAATAGCCCTAAACACGTCGCTTTGGTACAAAAATTTGCTGATGCATACAAAGAAGGCACCATCGTTAAAGATGTGAACCTTGACTTTGACAAGCAAATTGCTGGTTTCGCTAATGGCAACTTCGCAATGTTCGCTGAAGGCGGCCACGCAGTTAAGAAAATTAAAGATGCTAACCCAGCAGCTTACAAAGCAGCTGACGTAACTAGCTTCCCATTGGGCGATAACGGCAAATTGGCATTTGGTGGTTGGACTACTATGTACGTAGTGCCAAAAGGCCAAAAAGACATGAAGTCTGTTGGTGTTGTGGGTAACTTCATCACTGGCGAATGGGCTCAAGAGCAATTTGCTAAAGCATCTTACACTTTTGCATCAACTAAGTTGGCGAATGCTGCAGCTTCTAAAGATCCAGCTTTGAATGACATGACTGACCCAGGCAAGAAAGCATTCAAGATGGGTGGCATGGTAATCGATAAAACACGTCATTTCATGGTAAAAGACTTGCCAGCAGGTGCTGACGAAGCTGCTTTGACCAAAGTAATGAACGACAAGATCGATGCTGCGATCCAAGGTCGTATCCCAGCTAAGCAAGCTTTGGATGAGGCTGTTGCTGCTTGGAATGCTCAATTCGCTAAATAA
- a CDS encoding carbohydrate ABC transporter permease has protein sequence MKNSNLLAYFFLAPALILMGVFVFWPVGFNTYLAFHDYEIAGGATTWNNFANFKHIWDDELFRQAVKNSLFFLLVVPPIQLFSLLIAKLVNNKLPGMTFFRAVYYIPVITAISIAGVVWSFVLNYAGMLNAITSSVAHFLHIIPSTEMIQTDWLGNPAIAMYSIMLFTFWKGLGYYMVLYLAGLQGIPSEVEEAAILDGANAWDRFWKITVPMMKPTILLCTMLSTIGALKVFQEVVVLTSGKAETYTALFYVYDQAFKNFNFGVSAAAGLVVTFFCVLLAALQFRFFGEKQ, from the coding sequence GTGAAAAACTCCAATTTGTTAGCCTATTTCTTCTTGGCACCTGCCTTGATCTTGATGGGTGTATTTGTTTTTTGGCCTGTGGGTTTTAACACCTATTTGGCTTTTCATGACTATGAGATTGCAGGGGGAGCAACAACTTGGAATAACTTTGCCAATTTCAAGCATATCTGGGACGATGAATTATTTCGTCAGGCAGTAAAAAATTCTTTGTTTTTCTTATTAGTTGTACCGCCAATTCAATTGTTTTCTTTGCTGATTGCTAAATTAGTAAACAATAAATTACCAGGTATGACATTCTTTCGTGCGGTTTACTACATTCCTGTAATTACTGCGATTTCGATTGCTGGTGTGGTTTGGTCTTTTGTACTGAATTACGCAGGTATGTTGAATGCGATTACATCATCAGTTGCACATTTTCTCCATATCATACCTTCGACAGAAATGATTCAAACCGATTGGTTGGGTAATCCAGCAATCGCAATGTATTCAATTATGTTATTCACTTTCTGGAAAGGTTTGGGCTACTACATGGTGCTTTACCTTGCTGGTTTGCAAGGCATTCCAAGTGAAGTAGAAGAAGCCGCTATTTTGGATGGTGCAAATGCGTGGGATCGATTCTGGAAGATTACAGTGCCAATGATGAAACCAACGATCTTGCTGTGTACGATGCTGTCTACGATTGGTGCACTTAAAGTGTTCCAAGAAGTGGTGGTTTTGACGTCGGGTAAGGCTGAAACATATACCGCCCTGTTTTATGTTTATGATCAGGCGTTTAAAAACTTCAACTTCGGCGTATCGGCTGCTGCTGGCTTGGTTGTTACATTCTTTTGTGTATTGCTGGCCGCTCTTCAATTCCGCTTCTTTGGCGAAAAACAATAA
- a CDS encoding carbohydrate ABC transporter permease → MFKNKAVRKALGLTAHYSGLILFAFFTVFPLLWALAFALSQDGTTAYRFPTGFMPTTDDGSGNYSFGMTLIWFQRVFTEIPFGTYFFNSVVISGFSVIFTAIISLLAAYPLARMKFFGRNVIFMAIIGTLMLPGEAAFVTNFITVSKFGNWMNEVQALLGSPDETWKRLVGVNSYFAVIAPGVAGAFGIFLMKQAFEAVPQDLIDAARVDGATEMQILWRVMLPVTVPSLAALSIFTLVNSWNDFIWPSIIMRSKEMQPLAVGVFNDLTGPLAGSQNTLMAAIVLTVIPVLIFFAFTQRYFISGMDGAVK, encoded by the coding sequence ATGTTTAAAAATAAAGCCGTTCGCAAAGCATTAGGCCTAACTGCACATTACAGTGGCTTAATATTATTTGCCTTTTTTACTGTGTTTCCTTTGTTGTGGGCATTGGCATTTGCGCTTTCACAAGATGGTACAACAGCCTATCGATTCCCTACTGGCTTTATGCCAACCACGGATGATGGTAGTGGAAACTATTCATTTGGCATGACGCTGATTTGGTTCCAGCGCGTCTTTACTGAAATCCCATTTGGAACATACTTCTTTAATTCGGTCGTTATTTCTGGCTTTTCAGTGATCTTTACTGCAATTATTTCATTATTGGCCGCATATCCATTAGCTCGAATGAAGTTTTTCGGTCGCAATGTGATTTTTATGGCAATTATTGGCACCTTGATGTTGCCTGGTGAAGCTGCTTTTGTGACGAACTTCATCACCGTTTCTAAGTTCGGTAATTGGATGAATGAAGTGCAAGCGTTGCTTGGCAGCCCTGATGAAACCTGGAAACGCTTAGTTGGTGTTAATAGCTACTTTGCCGTTATTGCTCCTGGTGTTGCTGGTGCATTTGGTATCTTCTTGATGAAACAAGCATTTGAAGCGGTTCCGCAAGATTTGATCGATGCCGCACGTGTTGACGGTGCAACGGAGATGCAAATTTTGTGGCGCGTAATGTTGCCTGTAACTGTACCGTCGCTTGCCGCGCTGAGTATTTTCACTTTGGTGAATTCATGGAATGACTTCATTTGGCCGTCGATTATTATGCGCTCGAAAGAAATGCAGCCATTGGCAGTTGGTGTATTTAATGATTTGACCGGTCCATTAGCGGGTTCGCAAAATACCCTGATGGCAGCCATTGTATTGACTGTTATCCCTGTATTGATTTTCTTTGCCTTCACGCAGCGCTACTTTATCTCTGGTATGGATGGCGCAGTTAAATAA
- a CDS encoding ABC transporter ATP-binding protein, translating to MASITLKNIKKNYTKDVCVIKGVDLEIKDGEFVVFVGPSGCGKSTMMRMIAGLEEITAGELYIGDTLANDLHASKRGIAMVFQSYALYPHMSVYDNMAFALKLAGTPKPEIDQRVKKAADILQMTHLLERKPKALSGGQRQRVAIGRAIVRNPKVFLLDEPLSNLDASLRLNMRVELSKLHQELKTTMLYVTHDQVEAMTLADRIVVFNAGIIQQVGSPLEMYENPSNLFVASFLGSPKMNLFEAQLVGVEQDAAVVRLPKGITARAAVHPGSAKVGDKVTLGIRPEHIELADESVAGSIPAKVDLVEHLGDTVLAYIEIPGVNEIICIKLPAHMTGLKFGDMVRIVFPEKHSMLFDAEGLAFKRNR from the coding sequence ATGGCTAGCATTACTCTTAAAAATATTAAAAAGAACTACACCAAAGACGTTTGTGTGATCAAGGGTGTTGATTTAGAGATTAAAGACGGCGAATTCGTAGTATTTGTTGGTCCATCAGGCTGCGGTAAGTCAACCATGATGCGTATGATTGCAGGCTTGGAAGAGATCACTGCAGGCGAGTTGTATATCGGTGACACATTGGCGAATGACTTGCACGCATCAAAACGCGGTATCGCGATGGTGTTCCAGTCTTACGCTTTGTATCCGCACATGAGCGTGTATGACAATATGGCTTTTGCTTTGAAGCTAGCTGGCACGCCGAAACCAGAAATCGATCAACGCGTTAAAAAAGCCGCAGACATTTTGCAAATGACACATTTGCTGGAACGTAAGCCAAAAGCTTTGTCAGGTGGTCAGCGTCAGCGTGTGGCAATTGGTCGGGCGATTGTGCGTAATCCAAAAGTATTCTTGTTGGATGAGCCATTGTCGAACTTGGATGCTTCATTGCGTTTGAATATGCGGGTTGAATTGTCAAAACTGCACCAAGAACTCAAAACCACCATGCTGTATGTAACGCATGACCAAGTGGAAGCGATGACTTTGGCTGACCGCATTGTGGTGTTTAATGCCGGTATCATTCAGCAAGTGGGTAGCCCGCTTGAAATGTATGAAAACCCATCGAACTTGTTTGTGGCTAGCTTCTTGGGTTCACCAAAAATGAACTTGTTTGAAGCGCAACTGGTTGGCGTTGAGCAAGATGCCGCTGTAGTTCGCTTGCCAAAAGGCATTACTGCTCGCGCAGCGGTACATCCAGGTAGCGCCAAAGTGGGCGATAAAGTGACTTTGGGGATTCGTCCAGAGCACATTGAATTGGCCGACGAAAGCGTTGCCGGTTCAATCCCAGCTAAAGTGGATTTGGTTGAACATTTGGGCGATACCGTTTTGGCTTATATTGAAATTCCAGGCGTGAATGAAATCATTTGCATCAAATTGCCAGCACATATGACCGGCCTGAAGTTTGGCGATATGGTGCGCATTGTGTTCCCAGAGAAACACAGCATGTTGTTTGATGCTGAAGGTTTGGCATTTAAACGCAATCGCTAA
- a CDS encoding NADP(H)-dependent aldo-keto reductase, with product MQMKTLPGTDLTVSSLCLGTMTFGEQNTESQAHAQLDFAVAHGINFIDTAEMYPVPANAKTQGLTESYVGSWLKQQRRDQLIVATKVAGPNRGMEWIRGGPQLTRGHILAACDASLLRLNTDYIDLYQLHWPARHVPMFGQTYYEPSQEYTDAPELHAQLAALKELVDQGKVRYVGVSNETPWGVMAFTRLAEQYQLPRIATIQNVYNLINRTYDYGLAEVCHREQVSLLAYSPLAFGLLSGKYLHDAKADGRMTRFANFGQRYLKPQVPAAIAAFTALAERHQISPAQMALAWLQSRWYVASTIIGATTMAQLAENIASTQLTLSDSLLAEIEAIHRLSPSPAQ from the coding sequence ATGCAGATGAAAACTTTACCCGGCACGGATTTAACCGTGTCGAGCCTATGCTTAGGTACGATGACGTTTGGTGAGCAAAATACCGAAAGCCAAGCGCATGCTCAGCTGGATTTCGCGGTTGCGCACGGGATTAATTTTATTGATACCGCCGAGATGTATCCGGTGCCAGCCAATGCCAAAACCCAAGGCTTAACCGAGTCTTATGTTGGCAGCTGGCTAAAACAGCAGCGCCGCGATCAATTGATTGTCGCCACCAAAGTGGCCGGTCCCAATCGCGGCATGGAGTGGATACGCGGTGGCCCACAACTCACACGGGGGCATATCCTTGCAGCCTGCGACGCCAGCCTGCTGCGGCTCAATACCGACTATATCGACCTGTATCAATTGCATTGGCCGGCACGGCATGTGCCAATGTTTGGGCAAACCTATTACGAGCCTAGCCAAGAATATACCGATGCACCTGAGTTACACGCGCAATTAGCCGCGCTCAAAGAATTAGTCGATCAGGGCAAGGTTCGTTATGTCGGCGTTTCTAATGAAACGCCGTGGGGCGTCATGGCCTTTACCCGTCTGGCCGAACAATATCAATTACCGCGGATTGCGACGATTCAGAATGTTTACAATCTGATCAACCGAACGTATGACTATGGTTTGGCAGAAGTTTGCCATCGTGAACAAGTGAGTTTGTTGGCGTACAGCCCACTGGCTTTTGGTTTACTCAGTGGTAAATATCTGCACGACGCGAAGGCTGATGGTCGAATGACGCGCTTTGCCAATTTTGGTCAGCGCTATTTAAAACCACAAGTGCCCGCCGCGATTGCGGCCTTTACCGCTTTGGCCGAGCGTCATCAAATCAGTCCCGCGCAAATGGCCTTGGCTTGGCTGCAAAGCCGTTGGTATGTGGCCAGTACCATTATTGGTGCTACCACGATGGCGCAGCTCGCGGAAAATATTGCCAGCACGCAACTCACATTAAGTGACAGCTTATTGGCCGAAATTGAAGCGATTCATCGTTTGTCACCGAGCCCTGCGCAGTAA
- a CDS encoding TraB/GumN family protein has translation MLARFSSSLFAAMTALSFTVAPPALADQGEKQAILWKIDKANTPSSWLLATIQTTDGQTAEFTPATLAALGGAKYIGTEFHNDINSVVDMARTMLDEKPSLAQTLGAADYAKLLPLIESRGYPASVTAKLKPWAAIMMLLSPRPAKDLIPMDDRLLKYSMENGRKYFGVESVEQQLAPFQAIPAAKQIPLLKTLIKNEAKLEQNYKQIVAAYLKQDLNQIQKLLQIEALALPEADRAWYRQWRNETLNQRNKIIVERLKIPFEKGDSFVGINAGQLPGKDGLIAKLRAAGYSVSAFSAAK, from the coding sequence ATGCTTGCTCGATTCAGCTCATCATTATTTGCCGCAATGACCGCACTTAGTTTTACTGTGGCACCACCGGCATTGGCCGACCAAGGCGAAAAACAAGCCATTTTATGGAAAATTGACAAAGCCAATACGCCCTCTTCTTGGTTATTAGCCACAATTCAAACTACCGATGGTCAAACTGCCGAATTTACGCCTGCAACCTTAGCGGCACTCGGCGGTGCAAAATACATTGGCACTGAATTTCATAATGATATTAATTCAGTCGTCGATATGGCGCGCACCATGCTGGATGAAAAACCGAGCTTAGCGCAAACCTTAGGCGCGGCGGATTATGCCAAGTTATTACCGTTGATTGAAAGCCGTGGCTATCCTGCGTCGGTCACTGCCAAATTAAAACCTTGGGCCGCGATTATGATGTTGCTTTCGCCGCGTCCGGCCAAAGATTTAATTCCAATGGATGATCGTTTACTCAAATATTCAATGGAAAATGGCCGTAAATATTTTGGGGTTGAAAGCGTTGAACAGCAATTAGCGCCATTTCAAGCGATTCCAGCAGCAAAACAAATTCCTTTGTTAAAAACGCTGATTAAAAATGAAGCCAAGCTGGAGCAAAATTACAAACAAATTGTTGCGGCTTATTTAAAGCAAGATTTAAATCAAATCCAAAAACTATTGCAAATCGAAGCATTAGCGCTCCCCGAAGCTGACCGTGCTTGGTATCGTCAATGGCGCAACGAGACATTAAATCAACGCAATAAAATCATTGTTGAGCGCTTAAAAATTCCGTTTGAGAAAGGCGATTCTTTTGTCGGTATTAACGCCGGCCAATTACCTGGCAAAGACGGTTTAATCGCCAAATTACGCGCCGCAGGTTATAGCGTTAGCGCTTTTTCGGCAGCGAAATAA
- a CDS encoding sulfate ABC transporter substrate-binding protein, giving the protein MQIKKIALVILTLAIAAPSYSASVELLNVSYDPTRELYQDYNKAFSAYYKKKTGDDVTIKQSHGGSGKQARSVLDGLDADIVTLALASDIDVLALHGKLLKADWQKQFPDNASPYTSTILFLVKKGNPKGIKDWNDLIRADVKVITPNPKTSGGARWNYLAAWGWAKKNYGSDEKAREFVQKLFKNVPVLDTGARGSTVTFTQRGIGDVLVTWENEAELVFRELGRDKFEIIAPSLSIKAEPPVAIVDKNVDRKGSRKVATEYLNYLYSKEGQEIAAQNYYRPIDKEVAAKYAKQFPVIQRFDIDDVFGGWHKAQKLHFADGGIFDQMINANK; this is encoded by the coding sequence ATGCAAATCAAAAAAATAGCCTTAGTTATCTTGACCTTGGCGATTGCTGCGCCAAGTTATTCCGCGAGTGTTGAGCTACTCAATGTGTCTTATGATCCAACACGAGAGCTTTATCAAGATTACAACAAAGCATTTTCTGCTTACTACAAAAAGAAAACCGGCGATGATGTGACGATTAAACAATCGCACGGTGGCTCGGGTAAACAGGCGCGATCAGTGCTCGATGGCTTGGATGCCGATATTGTGACCTTGGCTTTAGCGTCTGACATTGATGTCTTGGCCTTGCATGGCAAGCTACTCAAAGCGGATTGGCAAAAGCAGTTTCCTGACAACGCATCTCCCTATACATCGACGATTTTATTTTTAGTGAAAAAGGGCAATCCCAAAGGCATTAAAGATTGGAATGATTTAATTCGGGCCGATGTGAAAGTGATTACCCCAAATCCAAAAACTTCGGGCGGGGCACGCTGGAATTATTTGGCAGCGTGGGGCTGGGCGAAAAAGAATTATGGCTCGGATGAAAAAGCGCGCGAATTTGTGCAAAAACTATTTAAAAACGTACCGGTTTTAGATACTGGCGCACGGGGCTCAACCGTGACCTTTACACAGCGTGGAATTGGCGATGTTTTGGTGACGTGGGAAAACGAGGCTGAATTGGTATTTCGTGAATTAGGTCGAGATAAATTTGAAATTATTGCGCCGTCATTGTCGATTAAAGCGGAGCCGCCGGTAGCGATTGTCGATAAAAATGTGGATCGAAAAGGCAGTCGTAAAGTCGCGACTGAATACCTCAATTATTTGTATTCCAAAGAGGGCCAAGAAATCGCCGCGCAAAATTATTATCGACCGATTGATAAAGAGGTTGCGGCAAAATATGCCAAGCAATTTCCGGTGATTCAACGCTTTGATATTGATGATGTTTTTGGCGGTTGGCACAAAGCGCAAAAGCTGCATTTTGCCGATGGCGGCATCTTTGATCAAATGATCAATGCCAATAAATAA